ACAACAGTTTTCAGGCGATCGCATACTTTGGTGGCCTACCTGGTCAACAGAAGCATCGCAGCGAAATGGTGCGAATGATCGGCCAACGTTCGGACGACTTCCTGATTCTGTCCGGAGGACCGTGGGCGATTATTGTGGAGAAGTCCGGCTGCCTGATTATCGACCGCAAGGGACAGCAGTTGGGGCGTTTGGAACGAATCGAACGCGTTAGCCCTACCTTGCACGCCAAAGCTCCCGCAGGTGCAGTTGTTATGTTTGACGGATCGGGCGTCGATCAGTTTTCCAACGCCAAAATGAGCGAAGAAGGTCTGTTGCTGGAGGGATCTGATTTCAAGCCAATGTTCCAGGACTTTAATCTTCACGTCGAGTTCCGGTTGCCTTATATGCCTCAGGCCGACGGGCAGCAACGTGGCAACAGCGGACTTTATTTGCAGAGTCGATACGAGTGCCAGATTTTGGACTCCTTCGGCACGGAAACAATGATCAACGGAATGGGGGCTTTGTATCAAACGAAGAAGCCTGAATTGAACATGAGCTTTCCACCGCTTGTCTGGCAAACTTACGATGTGCAATTCACAGCCCCGCGCTGGTCATCAGACGGGGCGAAGATTCGCGACGCTCACATCACGTCGTGGGTGAACGGTGTCAAAGTTCAGGACAACGTGGCTCTTCCGAACAAGACGGGGGCCGGCAAGGCTGAAGAACCGTTGCTACTTCCTATTCGTCTGCAAAACCATGGCGACCCTGTGCGTTTTCGAAACATCTGGGTCATTGACCGGGGCCTAACGGTGGCTGATGAATTCCCCGTGTTGTCGCCGAAAGAGGCAGAGACGGAGAAGAAAGCCGCTGAGAAATAGTCCGCACAGGCTACAAGAGCTTCGCGATTTTCGGGTCGACGTAGACAGCGTCGTTCGCATCACCGATAAGAGCCCCCTGCAAGTCAGTTCACGGGGTGGCTGTTTAGGACGAAAGGGAATCATTTTCCAAGTGAATGGTTGAAGCACCCAAATACCGCACGCCCTCAGAATATTTCGGCTCGTCAAACCGGACATTACATCTACAACGGGAGATCTCGAATCAACTTGCAGAGTTCTACCCATGCGGATTGCCATTATCGGATCAGGGATTTCCGGCCTCGTCGCGGCTCACAAATTGAGCGATGCGCACGAGGTGGTTGTATTTGAAGCGAACCGCTATGTCGGTGGCCACACGAATACGGTCGACGTGGAGCTCGACGGCGAATCACACGCGATCGACACCGGTTTCATCGTGTTTAACGACCGTACCTATCCCAACTTCTGTCAGCTGCTGGACGAACTTCAGGTCAAGTCGACTCCGACAGCGATGAGCTTCAGCGTGCGATCTGATCGCGAGAATCTGGAGTACAACGGCAGCTCTTTAAACGGTCTGTTTTGTCAGCGTCGGAATCTCGTTCGGCCTTCGTTTTACCGGATGGTCCGCGACATCATTCGGTTTAATCGTGAATCACCTAAGATTCTCGAGGGCGCTGACGGTGCCATGACCGTGGCGCAATATCTCAAAAGCTACGGATACTCTCGGCAGTTTGCCGACCACTACCTGCTGCCGATGGGGGCTGCAATCTGGTCGTGCCCGACTGCGACGTTTGAGGCCTTCCCAATCCAGTTTATTGTCGCGTTCTATCGTAACCACGGACTTCTTAGCCTGAGTAACCGGCCAACCTGGAGAGTAATTAAAGGCGGTTCGAGGCAATATGTCGACGCGATCACGCGGAGGTTTCGCGGGGAGATACGCCTGCAGAATCCCGTGATGAACGTCACTCGCGCGAACGAATGTGTCAAGGTGACCACCCAGTCTCAGACGGAAGAATTCGACGAGGTTGTATTCGCCTGTCATAGCGATCAGGCTTTGTCGATTCTTGGAGGCAATGCGACGACTACCGAGGAAGTCGTTCTTGGGGCGATTCCGTACGAATCGAATACGGCAGTGCTGCACACGGATGAGTCGGTGTTGCCTCAGTGCAAAGAAGCGTGGGCGAGCTGGAACTATCACGTACCCGTCGGCCCTGCGTCGAAGTCGACTCTGACGTATAACATGAATATCCTGCAGCACATCAAGTCGAAGCACACATTCTGCGTCACACTCAACGAAGAACCGTCGCTCAACCCGGACAAGGTGCTCAGGACATTCCGGTACAGTCACCCCATCTTCACCATCGAACGCGAAGATGCTCAGCGGCGTCACGAAGAACTCATTCGGCAAAACCGCACATCTTTCTGCGGCGCGTACTGGGGGAATGGCTTCCATGAAGATGGAGTTAACAGCGGGCTGAAGGTGGCTCAAGCGTTTCAGCGAGAGCGGGAACAGACCTCAGTTAAGGGGATGTGCCGTGCATAGCTGCATCTATGAAGGCACGGTCCGCCATCGCCGATTCCATGAGAAACATCACGAGTTTCAAAACCGCTTGTTTCTGATGTATCTCGATCTCGACGAACTTTCGACGGTCTTTAAAGGCCGATGGTTTTGGTCAACCAGCCGCCCTGCTCTCGCACGTTTTCGTCGGGACCAATATCTGGGCGAAGCGGAAAAATCGTTGCCGGACTGCGTCAGAGATTTGGTGCAGCAGAAAACTGGTTATCGTCCCGAGGGGCCGGTTCGGCTGCTAACAAGCCTGCGATACTTCGGGTACCTTATCAATCCGGTTAGCTTCTACTTCTGCTACAACGGCATGGGCGACCATGTTGAAGCAATCGTTGCAGAAGTGACTAATACGCCGTGGGGCGAACGGCACTGTTACGTGATCGACTCACGATCAGCAACAGATCAGACGTCGACGTCAAACGCCATTCGTGCCACCAACGCCAAGCAGTTTCATGTTTCGCCGTTCCTGTCGATGGGCATGACGTATCACTGGACGATCCGTCCTCCTGGTGATCACTTATCGATTCATGTCGAGAACCGAGCTGAGTCCGAGCGAGCATTTGATGCGTCTTTGAGTCTCCGTCGACGGGAGATTACAGGCTTAAATCTTGCGAGGGCACTGGTCCGGTTCCCTTTCATGACGGGCCAAATTGCGGCCAGCATCTATTGGCAGGCACTTCGCCTCTGGTGGAAAAATGTTACCTTTTACCCGCATCCTGCGAAATCGCTCGCGGCAGACGCGATGAAGACCACTCAAACAATTGTTGGGACAGGACGGTCAAAATGAATTCAGCAGCAATGACTGCAGAACGTAACGAGATTGCTAATACACATTGCGCTGTTGATGGTGACTCATCATATGGCAACTGTGGCCAGCGGCGAGGTTGGGCGACCGGTGTCGTTCAGCAACTCGTTACGAGCCGCCTATCCGAATTGCAGGGAGGTCAGCTCTACCTTGACGATCAGTGCAATCGTCACGTGCTGGGTACGAATGGCGTCGACGACTTAAACGCGACCGTTGTTGTTCGCGACGCAGACTTCTACTGGCGTTTGGCCACAGGTGGCAATCTCGGTGCAGCAGAATCATACCTCGATGGAGAATGGGACTGTGATGATCTAACGAGTCTGTTCCGCATCTTCTGTCGTAACATCGGTCGAGCGCAGCCAAACGCTGGATTGAACCGGCTGGTTCGTCTTGTCGGTCGCGCGAGGCACTGGAGGGCTCGAAATACGCCGGTCGGCAGCCGCAAAAACATTCAGGCCCACTACGATCTTGGCAATGAGTTTTTCGAACTCATTCTTGATCCATCGATGATGTATTCTTCTGGCATCTATGAGACTCCTGACGCGACACTTGAGGACGCGCAGCTTACTCGGCTGGATAGAGTTTGTACTGAGCTGGGCCTTCAACCTTCAGATCACCTTATCGAAATCGGCACCGGCTGGGGGGGGATGGCGATTCACGCCGCAAAGAACTTTGGCTGTCGCGTAACAACGACCACGATTTCAGAAAATCAACATTCCTACGCACTTCGACGCGTAGCTGAGGCGGGGCTTAGTGACCGCATCACGCTACTGAAGGAAGACTACCGCGACCTGTCCGGCAAGTACGACAAACTGGTTTCGCTTGAGATGGTGGAAGCCGTTGGGCCTCAGTTTCACGACACGTATTTTTCGAAGTGTGCAGAGTTGCTGAATCCCGGTGGACGGATGCTGCTGCAGGCGATTGTGATGCCGGAACAGCGCTACGGCGAGTACCTTAAGTCGATGGACTTTATTCAAAAGTACATTTTTCCTGGCGGCAGCCTACCTTCAGTTTCTGCGATGCAGGCGTCGGTTGCGAAAACCTCAAGTATGCGGCTTCTGTCGATGAACGATTTCGCCGACGACTACGCTCGAACCCTGCGTGAGTGGCGGCGGCGGTTTCACAACCAGCTGGAGGCGGTTGCCAAGCTTGGTTACCCCGATCGGTTTGTTCGAATGTGGGACTACTACCTCGCCTATTGCGAAGCGGCATTCATGGAACGCGCGGTTGGCGTTGTTCATGCTGTTTGGGGGCGATAGTGCTATGTCTTCGCTAGTCGTTCGAACATTGATGTCGGCCGCAGAAAAGGGGGCGCTACCGGATGCTGTGTGCCGTGCCGGGATCCGACGCCTGCTACGGAGTCGATTGCAGTCACTTAATACTGGCGACGTCGAATTGGAGGGCCAGCGATTCCGGAAGTTTATTGCAGACTGCCGCAACAGTGAGATCGCTGTGGTCCCCGAGCTTGCAAACGACCAGCACTACGAAGTGCCGGCACAGTTGTTCGAAAAAGTTCTGGGCGAGAACTTGAAGTACAGTTGCTGCGAGTGGACTGACGAAACGCAAACACTCGATCAGGC
This DNA window, taken from Fuerstiella marisgermanici, encodes the following:
- a CDS encoding 3-keto-disaccharide hydrolase; the encoded protein is MKLRFRLNSFILAALILPSNLIAQDTPPATTDAAAASEKEVPQDAAEKKTSGKPKKADSKKRKSKTMVVLPGKGPAFTEPPTDDLNFDLMGEFIGPISTGQENEYESLGLQIRPLADNSFQAIAYFGGLPGQQKHRSEMVRMIGQRSDDFLILSGGPWAIIVEKSGCLIIDRKGQQLGRLERIERVSPTLHAKAPAGAVVMFDGSGVDQFSNAKMSEEGLLLEGSDFKPMFQDFNLHVEFRLPYMPQADGQQRGNSGLYLQSRYECQILDSFGTETMINGMGALYQTKKPELNMSFPPLVWQTYDVQFTAPRWSSDGAKIRDAHITSWVNGVKVQDNVALPNKTGAGKAEEPLLLPIRLQNHGDPVRFRNIWVIDRGLTVADEFPVLSPKEAETEKKAAEK
- a CDS encoding NAD(P)/FAD-dependent oxidoreductase; this encodes MRIAIIGSGISGLVAAHKLSDAHEVVVFEANRYVGGHTNTVDVELDGESHAIDTGFIVFNDRTYPNFCQLLDELQVKSTPTAMSFSVRSDRENLEYNGSSLNGLFCQRRNLVRPSFYRMVRDIIRFNRESPKILEGADGAMTVAQYLKSYGYSRQFADHYLLPMGAAIWSCPTATFEAFPIQFIVAFYRNHGLLSLSNRPTWRVIKGGSRQYVDAITRRFRGEIRLQNPVMNVTRANECVKVTTQSQTEEFDEVVFACHSDQALSILGGNATTTEEVVLGAIPYESNTAVLHTDESVLPQCKEAWASWNYHVPVGPASKSTLTYNMNILQHIKSKHTFCVTLNEEPSLNPDKVLRTFRYSHPIFTIEREDAQRRHEELIRQNRTSFCGAYWGNGFHEDGVNSGLKVAQAFQREREQTSVKGMCRA
- a CDS encoding DUF1365 domain-containing protein, with amino-acid sequence MHSCIYEGTVRHRRFHEKHHEFQNRLFLMYLDLDELSTVFKGRWFWSTSRPALARFRRDQYLGEAEKSLPDCVRDLVQQKTGYRPEGPVRLLTSLRYFGYLINPVSFYFCYNGMGDHVEAIVAEVTNTPWGERHCYVIDSRSATDQTSTSNAIRATNAKQFHVSPFLSMGMTYHWTIRPPGDHLSIHVENRAESERAFDASLSLRRREITGLNLARALVRFPFMTGQIAASIYWQALRLWWKNVTFYPHPAKSLAADAMKTTQTIVGTGRSK
- a CDS encoding SAM-dependent methyltransferase; the protein is MNSAAMTAERNEIANTHCAVDGDSSYGNCGQRRGWATGVVQQLVTSRLSELQGGQLYLDDQCNRHVLGTNGVDDLNATVVVRDADFYWRLATGGNLGAAESYLDGEWDCDDLTSLFRIFCRNIGRAQPNAGLNRLVRLVGRARHWRARNTPVGSRKNIQAHYDLGNEFFELILDPSMMYSSGIYETPDATLEDAQLTRLDRVCTELGLQPSDHLIEIGTGWGGMAIHAAKNFGCRVTTTTISENQHSYALRRVAEAGLSDRITLLKEDYRDLSGKYDKLVSLEMVEAVGPQFHDTYFSKCAELLNPGGRMLLQAIVMPEQRYGEYLKSMDFIQKYIFPGGSLPSVSAMQASVAKTSSMRLLSMNDFADDYARTLREWRRRFHNQLEAVAKLGYPDRFVRMWDYYLAYCEAAFMERAVGVVHAVWGR